Sequence from the Epinephelus moara isolate mb chromosome 19, YSFRI_EMoa_1.0, whole genome shotgun sequence genome:
TGCAACGAGAACACCAATCTACCATGGCTGAAGATTGCAACACTGTGTGACCTCAGGTTTAAGGACTTTAAGTGCCTCCCCAAAGAGGAAAGAGGTCAGGTGATGCAAGAGGACAAAGGTGGGAGGTGTTCTGAACCCGAGGGAAGAGAGGTAGAGGATCCAAACAAGCAGAGGTCTTCCTTCTCGTTGGCCTCTTCTGATACTGAatcagagaaagaggaggaggagtccaTTGACAAGTCTCTGGACAAAGCCGAGCCTAAATTGCAGTTGGGTGATTGTTCACTAAATTGGTGGTCAGTAAGGCAGCAGACACAAGAGAAGCTTGCAGCAATTGCAAAGAAACACCTGTCAACCCCAGCTACCACAGTGCCCTGTGAGCGGCTGTTCTCACTCGCAAAAATAACACCACTGCCAAAGAATGCAAGACAGTCCTTTTCTGGACCTAATAGTCGTCCTATAAGTCTACTGCCTGTGTTAAGTAAAATAATGGAGACTGTGGTCTGTGAACAAATTAGAACTTATTTTTCCTTAAATAATTTAACCACAGATTACCAACATGCATATAGGGAAGGGCACTCCACAGCGACTGCCCTAACTCAGATGACAGATGATTGGTTAATGAATATAGAACAAAAGAAATTAGTAGGAGCAGTTCTGTTGGATTTTACAGCAGCTTTTGATATTATTGattatgaattattaattaaaaagctGGAATGTTATGGGTTCTCACAATCAGCAATATTATGGTTGAAAAGTTATTTAACAAATAGAAAACAACAGGTTTATTTCAATGGTAGTTATTCTGATGAGAGGAAGGTCAGCTGTGGAGTGCCTCAAGGGAGCTGCTTGGGGCCATTATTATATACAATTTTCACAAATGATTTACCACTTATATTAAATAAGGCTACTATATCaatgtatgcagatgattcTACAATTTGGTTGTCAGAACCTAAATGTTCAGAGTTAAATACATCCCTACAGCAGGAATTGCAATCTGTGGTGGAATGgataagaaaaaataagttgGTTCTTAATGTATCGAAAACaaacagtattatatttggcacaTCACATACTTTACAACAACAGCCGGAATTGAATCTTATTATAAATAATGTGTCTGTAAAACAGGTACAAGAAACAAAATTACTTGGTGTTGTGTTAGATAATAAATTGTTGTGGACTAAACAGATTGATAAGATGGTATCCAAGATGGGAAGTGCTGTTTCTGTTGTGAAAAGGTGTGCAGGCTTCATGTCAATAAGGTTAACTAAACTAGTGTTACAATCTTTAGCTTTATCAGTTCTGGACTACTGTCCAGTAGTCTGGTCTAATACATcacaagaaaatattaaaaagttgCAAATTGTACAAAATAGAGCAGCAAGAATAGCTTTGCATTGTGGCTACAGAACAAACAGTATAGACATGCACAACTATTTGGGCTGGCTATCGGTTAAGAAAAGATTATTGTATTCACTGTTGGTTTTCTttagacatattttaattacaaaaaaaccATCAGTcttgtataaaaatgtatattttagttcagacagacacagatatGCAACCAGACATGCTACCAGAGGAAATTTTACACTACctaaatcaaaaacaaacacaattaaacGAATGGTTATGTACAGAGCTATGCAAGAATGGAACAAACTACCAGAAAACATTACACAAGAAAAtagtaaaatcatttttaagaAGTTAGTCAAAAAACACCTGTGCACAATAGAGATTTAATATAGGACAACTGGAAGTACAAGCATTACTTAAAAATTGCACCTTCTTGCAACAGAAATAGTTCTGGGGAGATGTAAACGGAAAGAAGGGTAACTGTCAAATTTATTTAATTCTTTTAATTCTAACTGTCAAATCTGGTTGATTCTGGGTTTGAGTTTCTATGGAGCTGGATGTAACATCAAGGCACTAAAGAAATTTGAGTTCTATTTGTGTGACCAATATACATGTAGACCTGTCTGACCTGGGGAGCCGTCTTGTATTGTCCGTgtattgttgtgttgtgtgtatttctttgtgtttatgttgtatttGAACGTGGATTATATTGTATGTGATGCAAATTGCATTGATACATTGTAAAGATGTTGTacggaccccaggaagaatagttTTGGCATTGCcacagctaatggggatccaaataaatcaatcaatcaatcaaactctCAGGCTACATTGTCCAGAAGAGGAGAGCATCACTGGCTCCAGAAAATGTCAACAGACTTGTCTGTCTCAGCAATTGGCTCAAAGTCAAAGATGACTGGGCCCATTCCGGCTAAAGTAGCAGAGATCTTcctcttttcattttcaagttCGTTTGCACATTTTGCTCTTTAAGTTACTTTTTGCACTACCATGACAAATTTGAACGTCTAAGTTGAGTTTACCCAGGCCACTTGTTATGCTGTTGTATGTGTCGTTCAGTGTTAAAGATGACAGTAGCAATggtgtctctctttttttttcacttatctGGATGCTTCACTGAAGAAAGAAGCAGCGTTTTTGTTTCCAAAGACATTGGACATATCCtcaggtgtttatttttttttcgtACACAATCTATCATACAGGATATTTAGATACCTGATTGGCACTTGATAGGCCTGAGTTATACGGCTGAGCCTCTTTGAAAACACAGCTCTGTGTTaagttttgtgttgtttaaaacaaaacaaaaaaacaacaattaaacaacAGTGTTTAAACTACACGCTGTCTGAAGTGATTGCTCATTAATTTATGGTAGATTTAGTTATTAGAGGAAAGGCAAAGTTTTAATCTCGAttaatctagattaataaatttCATAATGTGAgatgtgaggttttttttaatctattgaCAGCCCTAAAAAAATTAATTCCTAAATAagtgaaatataaatgaaatgtCTTTCTCCATCGTGTAGACCTTCACCCCCGTGTGTTTGCCTGGACCCTGATCTGTCCCTGTCTTCTGTCTGTCCTGCTGACTGCATCTCTCAATGAGACTCATGCAGACATTTGTCTCACAGACACAACAACAAGAAATACATTCATCATCAGCTCTGcaccaacaggaagtgatgacTGACAAAACACCGTATGAAGAGTAAAAGTACTCCCTGTTCAATTATTAGATTGGATTGACTTCTTCTTACTGATGTAGTTACATCTGaatgttgtagctgctgcagatggagctaatgctaactacttcttctactgtttGCTAGTTGAATCAGCAGTAATGCATATTTTATAAAGAGAGTGAAATCTTAAAGGCCCTGCACACCTGTAgtccacccacacaggtgagTTCACTTCTGTTGCCTCGTTAGTGCCCAGCTTGATTGACAGCTCCCTCAACTTTTATCTGGAAAGAAactgaagctgtcagataaaagtACCTCATgttcctctgagatgtagtgcagtaaaagtatCAAATAGCACAACATGGAAATACTGCAGTAAAGTTCCAGTATGTGATAAATGTAGCAGAGTAAATGACTCACTggaacacagacaggaagtgtaaCACTTTATTCTGAAAGGATTCGCAGGAAATGCTAGTCTGCAGTTGTGTGTATGAAAATGAACAGTGTTGTATGGACAGAGCTGCAGTTACTCACTCTGACCACTGGAGGAAAACTTTGAGAAATTAAAAGTTTAcacaaaaatcatcaataaaaacAGTCGAGCAGAAAACGAATCATCTGTGGAGTCCGGAGTGTTTTCTTTAGCGCCACCCTCAGGACAAACTCACATCCTACACACATTCTCTGAACTAccatcagctgtgtgtcatcctgTACACACTGAACTATCTGTTCAGCAGTGAGAAAGTTTCTCTAACAGGAGGAGACTCTCCCTCCTACAGagaacacagagacactgaggaaCCAGGNNNNNNNNNNNNNNNNNNNNNNNNNNNNNNNNNNNNNNNNNNNNNNNNNNNNNNNNNNNNNNNNNNNNNNNNNNNNNNNNNNNNNNNNNNNNNNNNNNNNNNNNNNNNNNNNNNNNNNNNNNNNNNNNNNNNNNNNNNNNNNNNNNNNNNNNNNNNNNNNNNNNNNNNNNNNNNNNNNNNNNNNNNNNNNNNNNNNNNNNNNNNNNNNNNNNNNNNNNNNNNNNNNNNNNNNNNNNNNNNNNNNNNNNNNNNNNNNNNNNNNNNNNNNNNNNNNNNNNNNNNNNNNNNNNNNNNNNNNNNNNNNNNNNNNNNNNNNNNNNNNNNNNNNNNNNNNNNNNNNNNNNNNNNNNNNNNNNNNNNNNNNNNNNNNNNNNNNNNNNNNNNNNNNNNNNNNNNNNNNNNNNNNNNNNNNNNNNNNNNNNNNNNNNNNNNNNNNNNNNNNNNNNNNNNNNNNNNNNNNNNNNNNNNNNNNNNNNNNNNNNNNNNNNNNNNNNNNNNNNNNNNNNNNNNNNNNNNNNNNNNNNNNNNNNNNNNNNNNNNNNNNNNNNNNNNNNNNNNNNNNNNNNNNNNNNNNNNNNNNNNNNNNNNNNNNNNNNNNNNNNNNNNNNNNNNNNNNNNNNNNNNNNNNNNNNNNNNNNNNNNNNNNNNNNNNNNNNNNNNNNNNNNNNNNNNNNNNNNNNNNNNNNNNNNNNNNNNNNNNNNNNNNNNNNNNNNNNNNNNNNNNNNNNNNNNNNNNNNNNNNNNNNNNNNNNNNNNNNNNNNNNNNNNNNNNNNNNNNNNNNNNNNNNNNNNNNNNNNNNNNNNNNNNNNNNNNNNNNNNNNNNNNNNNNNNNNNNNNNNNNNNNNNNNNNNNNNNNNNNNNNNNNNNNNNNNNNNNNNNNNNNNNNNNNNNNNNNNNNNNNNNNNNNNNNNNNNNNNNNNNNNNNNNNNNNNNNNNNNNNNNNNNNNNNNNNNNNNNNNNNNNNNNNNNNNNNNNNNNNNNNNNNNNNNNNNNNNNNNNNNNNNNNNNNNNNNNNNNNNNNNNNNNNNNNNNNNNNNNNNNNNNNNNNNNNNNNNNNNNNNNNNNNNNNNNNNNNNNNNNNNNNNNNNNNNNNNNNNNNNNNNNNNNNNNNNNNNNNNNNNNNNNNNNNNNNNNNNNNNNNNNNNNNNNNNNNNNNNNNNNNNNNNNNNNNNNNNNNNNNNNNNNNNNNNNNNNNNNNNNNNNNNNNNNNNNNNNNNNNNNNNNNNNNNNNNNNNNNNNNNNNNNNNNNNNNNNNNNNNNNNNNNNNNNNNNNNNNNNNNNNNNNNNNNNNNNNNNNNNNNNNNNNNNNNNNNNNNNNNNNNNNNNNNNNNNNNNNNNNNNNNNNNNNNNNNNNNNNNNNNNNNNNNNNNNNNNNNNNNNNNNNNNNNNNNNNNNNNNNNNNNNNNNNNNNNNNNNNNNNNNNNNNNNNNNNNNNNNNNNNNNNNNNNNNNNNNNNNNNNNNNNNNNNNNNNNNNNNNNNNNNNNNNNNNNNNNNNNNNNNNNNNNNNNNNNNNNNNNNNNNNNNNNNNNNNNNNNNNNNNNNNNNNNNNNNNNNNNNNNNNNNNNNNNNNNNNNNNNNNNNNNNNNNNNNNNNNNNNNNNNNNNNNNNNNNNNNNNNNNNNNNNNNNNNNNNNNNNNNNNNNNNNNNNNNNNNNNNNNNNNNNNNNNNNNNNNNNNNNNNNNNNNNNNNNNNNNNNNNNNNNNNNNNNNNNNNNNNNNNNNNNNNNNNNNNNNNNNNNNNNNNNNNNNNNNNNNNNNNNNNNNNNNNNNNNNNNNNNNNNNNNNNNNNNNNNNNNNNNNNNNNNNNNNNNNNNNNNNNNNNNNNNNNNNNNNNNNNNNNNNNNNNNNNNNNNNNNNNNNNNNNNNNNNNNNNNNNNNNNNNNNNNNNNNNNNNNNNNNNNNNNNNNNNNNNNNNNNNNNNNNNNNNNNNNNNNNNNNNNNNNNNNNNNNNNNNNNNNNNNNNNNNNNNNNNNNNNNNNNNNNNNNNNNNNNNNNNNNNNNNNNNNNNNNNNNNNNNNNNNNNNNNNNNNNNNNNNNNNNNNNNNNNNNNNNNNNNNNNNNNNNNNNNNNNNNNNNNNNNNNNNNNNNNNNNNNNNNNNNNNNNNNNNNNNNNNNNNNNNNNNNNNNNNNNNNNNNNNNNNNNNNNNNNNNNNNNNNNNNNNNNNNNNNNNNNNNNNNNNNNNNNNNNNNNNNNNNNNNNNNNNNNNNNNNNNNNNNNNNNNNNNNNNNNNNNNNNNNNNNNNNNNNNNNNNNNNNNNNNNNNNNNNNNNNNNNNNNNNNNNNNNNNNNNNNNNNNNNNNNNNNNNNNNNNNNNNNNNNNNNNNNNNNNNNNNNNNNNNNNNNNNNNNNNNNNNNNNNNNNNNNNNNNNNNNNNNNNNNNNNNNNNNNNNNNNNNNNNNNNNNNNNNNNNNNNNNNNNNNNNNNNNNNNNNNNNNNNNNNNNNNNNNNNNNNNNNNNNNNNNNNNNNNNNNNNNNNNNNNNNNNNNNNNNNNNNNNNNNNNNNNNNNNNNNNNNNNNNNNNNNNNNNNNNNNNNNNNNNNNNNNNNNNNNNNNNNNNNNNNNNNNNNNNNNNNNNNNNNNNNNNNNNNNNNNNNNNNNNNNNNNNNNNNNNNNNNNNNNNNNNNNNNNNNNNNNNNNNNNNNNNNNNNNNNNNNNNNNNNNNNNNNNNNNNNNNNNNNNNNNNNNNNNNNNNNNNNNNNNNNNNNNNNNNNNNNNNNNNNNNNNNNNNNNNNNNNNNNNNNNNNNNNNNNNNNNNNNNNNNNNNNNNNNNNNNNNNNNNNNNNNNNNNNNNNNNNNNNNNNNNNNNNNNNNNNNNNNNNNNNNNNNNNNNNNNNNNNNNNNNNNNNNNNNNNNNNNNNNNNNNNNNNNNNNNNNNNNNNNNNNNNNNNNNNNNNNNNNNNNNNNNNNNNNNNNNNNNNNNNNNNNNNNNNNNNNNNNNNNNNNNNNNNNNNNNNNNNNNNNNNNNNNNNNNNNNNNNNNNNNNNNNNNNNNNNNNNNNNNNNNNNNNNNNNNNNNNNNNNNNNNNNNNNNNNNNNNNNNNNNNNNNNNNNNNNNNNNNNNNNNNNNNNNNNNNNNNNNNNNNNNNNNNNNNNNNNNNNNNNNNNNNNNNNNNNNNNNNNNNNNNNNNNNNNNNNNNNNNNNNNNNNNNNNNNNNNNNNNNNNNNNNNNNNNNNNNNNNNNNNNNNNNNNNNNNNNNNNNNNNNNNNNNNNNNNNNNNNNNNNNNNNNNNNNNNNNNNNNNNNNNNNNNNNNNNNNNNNNNNNNNNNNNNNNNNNNNNNNNNNNNNNNNNNNNNNNNNNNNNNNNNNNNNNNNNNNNNNNNNNNNNNNNNNNNNNNNNNNNNNNNNNNNNNNNNNNNNNNNNNNNNNNNNNNNNNNNNNNNNNNNNNNNNNNNNNNNNNNNNNNNNNNNNNNNNNNNNNNNNNNNNNNNNNNNNNNNNNNNNNNNNNNNNNNNNNNNNNNNNNNNNNNNNNNNNNNNNNNNNNNNNNNNNNNNNNNNNNNNNNNNNNNNNNNNNNNNNNNNNNNNNNNNNNNNNNNNNNNNNNNNNNNNNNNNNNNNNNNNNNNNNNNNNNNNNNNNNNNNNNNNNNNNNNNNNNNNNNNNNNNNNNNNactgcaaacacacaaaacaacacacatgtCACATAATGTGAGGGTGGGTACCACAGTACTGCCATACTGTCGCCTACTGTGGGGTTACATCAACATTATTACTGACTTttttctatccatccatccatccattttcaaccgctccAGGGCCAGGTCGCAGGgccagcaggccgagcaaagcaccccagacatccctctcctcggcaacgctttccagctcctcctgggggaccccaaggcattcccaggccagatgagatatgtaatccctccggggtgttctgggtctgccctggggccttctatcagtgggatgtgcccaggacacctccagtgggaggagcccaggaggcatcctagtcagatgcccgaaccacctcaaccgacccctttcgatgcgaaggagcagcggaaAACGCCCCAGGTCATGCTAGAGGTCACGGTGcgatggagccaacagaaccacatcatctgcgaagagcagagatgcaattctgaggtccccaaactggaccccttcctccccctggctgcacctcaagatcctgtccatgaagatcacaaacaggattggtgacaagggacaaccttggTCATGCAGGGACCGGATGGCTCATAGCAGCGAGCCTGGCACCCCATACTCCCGTCATACCCCCCACAAGACCCCCCAAGGTAcgcggtcgtaagccttctccaggcccagaaaacacatgtagactggatgggcaaactcccacgacccctccagcagcctcgcaagggtaaagagctggtccactgttccataGCCAGGACGGAAtccgcattgctcctcctgaatctgaggttcgACAATCGgtcggagcctcctttccaTCACCATGGAGTAAACTTTAcccgggaggctgagcagtgtgatttCCCCAAtagttggagcacaccctccagtccccttttttgaagatggggaccaccaccccggtctgccactctgcAGGAACTGTATGCCTGTATGTGTTTTAAAAcctacttgttgtgttgtttttattgtattgtctgtgtttttgtatgtattttatatggacttgagtctggaataaagtttatcttatgtACCCGACCTCCAGGCGCCACTGAAAAGCtgtgtcagccaagacagcccaacagaggagttgtgcataacaacctcataaaaattaaaacctcttctgtgacagaaagacaaaacaggagaattaaatgcggactgttaaatatcaggtctaaagcagtgttagtaaacaaattaatatcagataatcatattgatttactcagtctcacagaaacctggctgtgtcaagatgaatatgtcagtctcaatgaatccactcctcccagtcataataatacccacattcctcgaggcagcggccgaggagggggagttgcagccatttttaactctggtctgttaatcagccctaaacctaaactagattataattcatttgaaagcctcattcttagtcttttacatccgacctggaaaacctcgcagccacttttatttgttatagtgtaccgtgctcctggcacatccattctggatgtcactaactcggcttcttctccggagcctttgtgacaactgtctctcagattaactcatatcacagCGGTGNNNNNNNNNNNNNNNNNNNNNNNNNNNNNNNNNNNNNNNNNNNNNNNNNNNNNNNNNNNNNNNNNNNNNNNNNNNNNNNNNNNNNNNNNNNNNNNNNNNNNNNNNNNNNNNNNNNNNNNNNNNNNNNNNNNNNNNNNNNNNNNNNNNNNNNNNNNNNNNNNNNNNNNNNNNNNNNNNNNNNNNNNNNNNNNNNNNNNNNNNNNNNNNNNNNNNNNNNNNNNNNNNNNNNNNNNNNNNNNNNNNNNNNNNNNNNNNNNNNNNNNNNNNNNNNNNNNNNNNNNNNNNNNNNNNNNNNNNNNNNNNNNNNNNNNNNNNNNNNNNNNNNNNNNNNNNNNNNNNNNNNNNNNNNNNNNNNNNNNNNNNNNNNNNNNNNNNNNNNNNNNNNNNNNNNNNNNNNNNNNNNNNNNNNNNNNNNNNNNNNNNNNNNNNNNNNNNNNNNNNNNNNNNNNNNNNNNNNNNNNNNNNNNNNNNNNNNNNNNNNNNNNNNNNNNNNNNNNNNNagtatgtcgtccaaaacataataaaaatgtcatagtatagtatatcgtcaaaaatgtcacaataaggtcatatacacacacacacacacacacacacacacacacctttttgcGTTTCCTCTGTCTTGCCCGGCCATCCAGACTGCCGTTACCCTGCAGGAGGGGTTTTGAGGAGTGTGAGGAGCCTGGAGTGGAAGGGGGAGTGGCTTCAGGTGAGTCTGGATCCTTCTTTACCTGGtggagagaaagatggaggacaGGTGTTATTGACTCACTTTTGACTGCTGTGGATTTAGTGATTGAAAACAACTGAATGTGATATcattgcatctgtgtgtgtgtgtgtgtgtgtgtgtgtgtgtgtgtgtgtgtacctcagTGGGTGTGTTGTAGTGGATATAGCTGGCAGAGATCACATGACTGATGGGATTTGATTTTGcagtcatttcctgttttacCAACAGAGACAAATCCACGATCTGTAGGAGGAGAATGACAGAAAGATTTTATAACACTGAAAACGTTTTTAAAGACATACAAATAAAGTATGTCGAGacattaaaggttcagtgtgtcagatttagagggatttagtggcatctagtggtgaggagtgcacactgcaaccagctgaaactcttCTGGCTAGAACTCCTCAGAGTGTATTGTTCAGATGGATTTTACTGGGAGACGAATTATCTTtagaggtctctccctctccaacacattaattatattatattccatttccctaaatcctacacactggatctttatcAGGATATCTGTGACATCATGACGCAACATGTTACCTGGGCAACGGTCTCATAGGCCAGGTACGACAGGATCTCCATGGAGATGCTGTTTGGTTTCAGCTCCAAACTGCTGCAGTCGAGCCAGTCCCGAAACTTTGATGCTTTCTTAGctggataacacacacacacacacacacacacacactatttattgttactattattatttgcTTATATCGAAATCCTGAAACTGGGATTATTACAGAGACGTAATTAATTCCTATCTTACCAAAGCTGAGCTGTCGACTCTCACAGAACTCAGAGTACTGAGCCTGGTCCATGGTTCGAGTCTGACGCTCTAAacgctgaacacacacacacacagacacacacacacacacacacacagacacacacacacacacattaagaaTGAATATCATCATCAGTCTTAAATATGAGTTAAATTTACTGTCATCTACAGTCAAATCAGTGTCGCCAGTGTGTCATGAACATTACAGATGCTGCAAACGTCGTGACGACTGCTGACCTCCAACCGCTCCTGTTTGACAGGGTCCACTTCCTGCCGCTCAGCCAATGACAAAAGCTCGCCAGTCTGATCCATCCACACCAGGAAATCCTGAGCTAATCGCTGCCTCCGCTGGTTACTGCTGCCGACGCCACCGGCAGCACCTGACCTGTCTGCAAACACGTGAcgaagacataaaataaaacaaaaaccaagTCTCTGTTTCATGATTACATTTTGATAAATccacttttaaaatgttgtagatgtgatgatgtgtgtgtgtgagcgagcaTGTACCGATCTCCTGCTGCGGTTCTTCGTCCTCCAGAGTTTTGAGTAGTTTGGATTTATAATCTCTAAACTGGAGATATTTTAACAACCTCGCCACCTTCCTCTGGTCAGAGACATGGAGGCAgacaggagaagagaggaagtaaagaggagaaaaagaacgtgagatgaattaaaattaaaagtattAACCTTTATTCTACAGCTGCTTTCCTCCCGTGTTTCTGTATATGCgtgttttccttttatttttattataaaccTATTTTATCAAgaacaaatcaaaatgtttaggTAGCTTAAATATTGTACTGTAAACTGAGTTTCTTTCAATAAAACTAATCTTTACAAACAAATTTTTCTTTCCGTGTGTGTTTACCTTGTCCCTCCTCATCAGGAACAGGATGTCCTCAGCTGAAATGACCCTCGACCCACGGAGAGCTGCGCCCTCG
This genomic interval carries:
- the supt3h gene encoding transcription initiation protein SPT3 homolog; the encoded protein is MSSPMAGSAASSSKDRPASRTSFIPELQSMMFALGDARRPLHETAALVEDIVHTQLITMLHQACEGAALRGSRVISAEDILFLMRRDKRKVARLLKYLQFRDYKSKLLKTLEDEEPQQEIDRSGAAGGVGSSNQRRQRLAQDFLVWMDQTGELLSLAERQEVDPVKQERLERLERQTRTMDQAQYSEFCESRQLSFAKKASKFRDWLDCSSLELKPNSISMEILSYLAYETVAQIVDLSLLVKQEMTAKSNPISHVISASYIHYNTPTEVKKDPDSPEATPPSTPGSSHSSKPLLQGNGSLDGRARQRKRKKEGESPPVRETFSLLNR